One Ricinus communis isolate WT05 ecotype wild-type chromosome 1, ASM1957865v1, whole genome shotgun sequence DNA window includes the following coding sequences:
- the LOC8264543 gene encoding uncharacterized protein LOC8264543, with translation MDVRKIVVVVEDVEAARTAFKWALDNFLRYGDLITLLHVFSPSNSTSRSKKKLRLLRLKGFQLALSFRDICNSFFNTNIEIIVTEGDEEGGRIAAMVREIGAFALVVGLHDHSFLYKLAMAHNNNANNLNCKILAIKQPPARPPLKTKATPAPRTVVLDSSTNMDFSQIEIARLKVPDIPPPKVPYKICPDPSLVIWRWRKSRRKSGS, from the exons ATGGATGTGAGGAAAATAGTGGTAGTAGTAGAAGATGTAGAAGCAGCAAGAACAGCATTTAAGTGGGCACTTGACAACTTCCTTCGCTATGGTGATCTTATAACTCTTCTTCATGTTTTCTCTCCTTCAAATTCAACATCAAGAAGCAAGAAAAAACTGAGGCTGCTTCGCTTGAAAGGCTTCCAGTTGGCTCTTTCTTTCAGAGATATATGTAACAGCTTCTTTAAT ACAAATATTGAGATTATAGTAACAGAAGGGGATGAAGAGGGTGGAAGAATCGCAGCTATGGTTAGAGAGATTGGTGCTTTTGCTCTTGTTGTTGGTCTCCATGACCACAGCTTTCTATACAA GTTGGCAATGGCTCACAACAATAACGCAAACAACTTAAATTGCAAAATCCTTGCCATCAAACAGCCACCTGCAAGACCACCATTGAAGACCAAAGCAACACCAGCACCAAGAACAGTAGTTCTAGACAGTTCAACCAACATGGACTTTTCACAGATCGAGATTGCTAGATTAAA GGTTCCTGATATTCCTCCACCAAAGGTTCCATACAAGATCTGCCCAGATCCATCCTTAGTAATATGGAGATGGAGGAAGTCGAGAAGGAAGAGTGGCTCCTGA
- the LOC8264544 gene encoding single-stranded DNA-binding protein, mitochondrial, with protein MANISRRLCRSLLSSSKISKFSKPFCTGNLSSREEEHDSDESTHNSDTDSISTQSPSSTSSPPPPESSPQREVYQRPLENGLDLGVYKAILVGQVGQSPLQKKLRSGKSVTMFSLGTGGIRNNRRPMQNEEPREYANRCAVQWHRVSVYPERLGSIVMKHLLPGSIMYLEGNLETKVFTDPITGLVRRIREVAIRQDGRIVFLAKGGDEKEASSKELKGLGYY; from the exons ATGGCTAATATCTCGCGTAGACTCTGTCGTTCCCTTCTTTCTAGCTCCAAGATTTCTAAATTTTCTAAACCCTTTTGCACTGGCAATCTCTCCTCTCGCGAAGAAGAGCATGACTCAGATGAATCCACTCATAATTCGGATACCGACTCAATCTCAACACAATCACCATCTTCCACATCATCACCACCGCCGCCAGAGTCTAGTCCGCAGCGAGAAGTCTATCAACGGCCACTCGAGAATGGCCTTGATTTGGGCGTTTATAAG GCAATATTGGTGGGGCAGGTGGGGCAGAGTCCATTGCAGAAGAAGTTGAGGAGTGGAAAGAGCGTCACTATGTTCTCATTAGGTACAGGTGGAATTCGCAATAATCGAAGGCCAATGCAGAATGAGGAGCCAAGGGAATATGCAAATAGGTGTGCTGTTCAATGGCATCGCGTTTCAGTTTACCCTGAAAGACTGGGGAGTATTGTTATGAAGCACCTTTTACCTGG ATCAATTATGTATCTTGAGGGGAATCTGGAGACCAAGGTCTTCACTGATCCGATAACTGGTCTTGTACGGCGCATAAGAGAGGTTGCTATTCGTCAAGATG GTCGGATTGTGTTTTTGGCAAAAGGTGGCGATGAGAAGGAAGCAAGTTCCAAAGAACTGAAAGGTCTTGGCTATTACTAG
- the LOC8264547 gene encoding peptidyl-prolyl cis-trans isomerase CYP26-2, chloroplastic, with translation MLQSPKIIHSSLKLQSPLPPAPSPPEIQNIPTSPSFPIIKQCCNFSRRELAIFSNSSLLLLLSSQTLQPFNLSKAQAEENLPGTSENDQQEEKLSTSSNCSSNTTTKKAFLDISIDGKPVGRIVIGLNGESTPTGVARFSSLVSGAAGISYRRKEFIKIMPNYVQHGGVRSYGVDAELAKSTGSNLAAESLADEWDRENECSGIKNLAGTVSIIVRDPLKPPPKLKLIARKGKLEIDQEEVGTDPNGTEFVIATKDSPELDASNLVIGRVLEGMEVVEKIGQVKTVQENTSSPYFRVAKLIGDKRAVVAERGFNRPYSKVVVTNCGLME, from the exons ATGTTGCAGAGCCCCAAAATCATCCATTCCTCCCTTAAGCTTCAATCCCCACTACCGCCAGCACCATCTCCTCCAGAAATCCAAAACATACCCACTTCACCATCTTTTCCTATCATCAAACAGTGCTGCAATTTTTCGCGCAGAGAGCTTGCAATCTTTAGCAACTCTTCGTTGCTGCTTCTGTTGAGCTCTCAAACCCTTCAACCATTCAATCTGTCAAAAGCACAGGCCGAGGAAAACTTGCCAGGCACCAGCGAGAATGATCAACAAGAAGAGAAGTTGAGTACTAGTTCAAACTGCAGCAGTAACACTACAACAAAGAAAGCATTTCTTGATATATCCATTGATGGAAAACCTGTTGGCCGCATTGTCATTGGATTAAACGGAGAGAGTACCCCAACTGGAGTTGCTAGGTTTAGCAGCCTTGTAAGTGGAGCTGCTGGTATTAGCTACAGAAGAAAGGAGTTCATCAAAATCATGCCAAATTATGTGCAACATGGCGGGGTGAGATCATATGGTGTGGATGCTGAGCTTGCAAAGAGCACAGGAAGTAACTTGGCGGCTGAAAGTCTTGCAGATGAATGGGACAGAGAGAATGAGTGTTCAGGCATCAAGAATTTGGCAGGAACTGTTAGCATAATTGTAAGGGATCCATTAAAACCGCCTCCTAAGTTGAAGTTAATTGCAAGAAAAGGGAAGCTAGAGATTGATCAAGAAGAGGTTGGAACTGACCCGAATGGCACAGAGTTCGTGATTGCCACAAAGGATTCTCCAGAGCTGGATGCCTCAAATCTGGTGATTGGAAGAGTGCTGGAAGGTatggaagttgtggagaaaatTGGACAAGTGAAGACGGTGCAAGAGAATACTAGTTCCCCTTATTTCAG AGTCGCCAAGCTCATAGGGGACAAGAGAGCTGTTGTTGCAGAAAGAGGCTTCAACAGACCATACTCAAAGGTGGTCGTCACAAATTGCGGCTTGATGGAATAA